Proteins from a genomic interval of Zingiber officinale cultivar Zhangliang chromosome 2A, Zo_v1.1, whole genome shotgun sequence:
- the LOC122041727 gene encoding disease resistance protein RPP8-like: MASTAVNLVLEKLGELVSSDVAGILNLDAEVKPLTETLALIQSFIRDADQKPRYEQSHSLHEWMRQIRNLAYEMEDLVDEYAMQVGRASAADGRISRLQRIAAFPSRIRTRRLLASRLQDIRARFQDVCKQAWQLGIQGSSSLPTSSSSSSSSSSAADATLARRFELEEDIVGFDEDMKDIKRQLFDVSLTARVVLSVVGPGGLGKTTLANKIYRSADVKNYFQCKAWVSVSQKYVVKELLCSIVKQAFDFKDEQVKGMEELEMKEKLSEHLSDRRYLVVMDDIWEVAAWNAIKAAFPKESTGSRVLLTTRKMNVANVADVPPHELKFWNVEESWNLFCRKAFRTACCPPEFERFKEDIFKKTKGLPLAIVVLGGLLRGTSQASDWRKKLEYISYEFREGEDQILRILALSYHDLPHHLKPCFLYFAAFPEDYCVSAERIKRLWIAEGFIQTKDKVDQTMEDVAEAYLKDLTSRSMLQIERWGQLYIREVHIHDLLLDLARHEARELNFFRSIDDIGDDPRALRRLSVTENVDDHISSNCLTTKLRSLVIYPNEGFQRTLAIAIPGAKFLRVLDLQKVPIEHLPKEIGDLILLRYLSLSRSKLKELPPSIGNLIHLQTFNIGNTKIQHLPDAFWKIRTLRHVFLNEENTSMPKATYCSEDIQTLVNISSGPWVRDGVLEKLRNLRKLHLNNISSSDEDALANAVQNLSRLDMLVLNGESLPMSFLTSSCYHHIQFLILRGPWVRPARIHMEAENSRIFSNLIYLAIWLTRLEKDEDIAMLASLANLQCLLLCDDAFVGRVLVFPKGGFPRLQHIELYELSALEEWEVGEGAMPVLQELILWHCRNMRMLPEGLVRLTELKQIEIRGMEMIERRVDKDTGEDYHKIKHVPCIEIN, from the exons ATGGCGTCTACGGCGGTGAACTTGGTGCTGGAGAAACTGGGGGAGCTTGTTTCCAGCGACGTCGCCGGGATCCTCAACTTGGACGCAGAGGTCAAGCCGCTGACGGAAACACTGGCATTGATTCAATCCTTTATCAGGGATGCCGATCAGAAGCCCAGATACGAGCAAAGCCACTCTTTGCACGAGTGGATGAGGCAGATCCGGAACTTGGCGTACGAGATGGAGGACCTGGTGGACGAATACGCGATGCAGGTAGGCCGCGCGTCAGCAGCCGACGGCCGGATAAGCCGTCTCCAACGCATCGCCGCCTTCCCCTCCCGGATCCGCACTCGCCGTCTGCTGGCGAGCCGCCTGCAGGACATCCGTGCCAGATTTCAAGATGTCTGCAAACAAGCGTGGCAACTTGGCATCCAAGGCTCCTCCTCCTtgcccacctcctcctcctcctcctcctcatcttcctCTGCGGCTGACGCAACGCTTGCTCGAAG ATTTGAACTAGAAGAAGACATTGTCGGTTTTGATGAAGATATGAAAGACATCAAAAGGCAACTGTTTGACGTTAGTTTAACAGCTCGCGTCGTGCTTTCGGTTGTTGGTCCTGGTGGTTTGGGCAAAACAACGCTGGCTAATAAGATCTACAGGAGCGCAGATGTCAAAAACTATTTCCAGTGCAAGGCATGGGTGTCCGTGTCACAGAAGTATGTGGTTAAAGAACTCTTGTGCAGCATTGTGAAGCAAGCGTTCGACTTCAAGGACGAGCAAGTAAAAGGCATGGAAGAACTAGAGATGAAGGAAAAGCTGTCGGAGCATTTGAGCGACAGAAGGTATCTAGTAGTGATGGATGATATTTGGGAGGTGGCAGCTTGGAACGCCATTAAAGCAGCTTTCCCAAAAGAATCGACAGGATCCAGAGTGTTGCTGACTACACGCAAGATGAACGTTGCGAACGTTGCAGATGTTCCTCCACACGAGCTGAAATTTTGGAATGTCGAAGAGAGCTGGAATTTGTTCTGCAGGAAAGCTTTCCGCACAGCATGCTGCCCACCGGAGTTTGAGCGATTCAAGGAGGATATCTTCAAAAAAACTAAAGGGCTGCCTCTTGCCATCGTGGTACTCGGAGGGCTTTTGAGAGGTACAAGTCAAGCTAGTGACTGGAGGAAAAAGCTGGAATATATTTCTTATGAATTCAGAGAAGGAGAAGACCAAATCCTGAGAATATTAGCTCTCAGTTACCATGATCTTCCGCATCATTTGAAGCCTTGCTTCCTCTATTTCGCAGCGTTTCCTGAGGATTATTGCGTTAGTGCAGAGAGGATAAAACGTTTATGGATAGCTGAAGGTTTCATACAAACGAAGGATAAAGTGGATCAAACAATGGAAGACGTCGCGGAGGCATATTTGAAGGATTTGACAAGCAGGTCCATGTTACAAATTGAAAGATGGGGTCAGCTTTATATACGGGAAGTTCACATTCATGATCTTCTTCTTGATCTAGCACGTCATGAAGCTCGCGAGCTTAACTTCTTCAGGTCCATTGATGACATAGGTGACGATCCAAGAGCTTTACGGCGTCTCAGTGTCACTGAAAATGTCGACGACCATATCTCATCGAACTGTTTGACCACTAAGCTACGGTCACTTGTAATTTATCCGAATGAAGGTTTTCAGAGAACGCTGGCAATTGCCATCCCTGGAGCGAAGTTCCTCAGGGTCTTGGATTTGCAGAAAGTACCCATCGAACACTTACCAAAGGAGATTGGGGACTTGATCCTGTTAAGGTATCTAAGTTTGAGCCGATCAAAACTGAAGGAGCTGCCTCCATCTATTGGCAATCTCATCCACTTGCAGACTTTCAATATAGGCAATACTAAGATTCAACATTTACCGGATGCATTTTGGAAAATCCGAACTCTGAGACATGTATTCCTCAATGAAGAGAATACGAGCATGCCTAAAGCGACATACTGCTCGGAAGACATTCAGACACTTGTGAATATTTCAAGTGGTCCATGGGTACGTGATGGTGTACTGGAGAAGCTGAGGAATCTTCGAAAATTGCATTTGAATAACATATCAAGCTCTGATGAGGATGCTTTAGCCAATGCAGTCCAGAACCTTTCCCGGCTCGACATGTTGGTATTGAATGGAGAATCGTTGCCGATGAGCTTCCTAACTTCATCATGCTATCATCATATTCAGTTTCTGATTTTGAGAGGACCATGGGTAAGGCCTGCAAGGATTCACATGGAGGCAGAAAATTCCAGGATATTTTCCAACCTGATCTATCTCGCTATTTGGCTAACAAGGTTGGAAAAGGATGAAGATATTGCGATGCTCGCATCTCTCGCAAACCTTCAGTGTCTTCTTTTGTGTGATGATGCATTTGTAGGAAGAGTTTTGGTGTTTCCAAAGGGAGGTTTTCCTCGTCTCCAACATATCGAACTGTATGAATTGAGCGCCTTGGAGGAGTGGGAAGTGGGAGAGGGAGCAATGCCTGTCCTTCAGGAACTAATCCTTTGGCACTGCAGAAATATGAGAATGCTACCAGAGGGACTTGTAAGATTGACTGAGCTCAAACAAATTGAAATAAGGGGAATGGAAATGATAGAGAGAAGGGTCGACAAGGATACTGGAGAAGATTATCACAAGATTAAACATGTTCCTTGCATTGAAATAAATTGA